The Coregonus clupeaformis isolate EN_2021a chromosome 8, ASM2061545v1, whole genome shotgun sequence genome has a segment encoding these proteins:
- the LOC121572579 gene encoding uncharacterized protein LOC121572579 translates to MSVLQQPVFESVQPGDSVTLNCTIHIETCVGQHSVYWFRHGSGESHPGIIYTHGDRSDQCEKSSETGSPTQSCVYNLPKRNLSLSDAGTYYCAVASCGVILFGNGTKLDIHDGCKEDHLPFMYFLGVALGLCVILIIVLTCVFYKMSKCTGTHPQPSAPAVPSHDNQDQEPDTLHYAALNVIHQKPKAGRQRSAMERDTVYSGLRRQNMD, encoded by the exons ATGTCTGTGCTCCAGCAGCCAGTGTTTGAGTCAGTCCAGCCaggagactctgtgactctgaaCTGTACAATACACATTGAGACCTGTGTAGGACAACACAGTGTCTATTGGTTCAGACATGGCTCAGGAGAATCCCATCCAGGAATCATTTACACCCATGGAGACAGGAGTGATCAGTGTGAGAAGAGCTCTGAGACTGGGTCTCCCACACAGAGCTGTGTCTACAACCTCCCCAAGAGgaacctcagcctctctgatgctgggacttactactgtgctgtggcctcatGTGGAGTGATACTGTTTGGGAACGGGACCAAGCTGGACATTCACG ATGGTTGTAAGGAGGACCATCTTCCTTTCATGTACTTCCTGGGCGTAGCGTTGGGTCTGTGTGTCATCCTCATCATTGTCCTTACTTGTGTTTTTTACAAGATGAGTAAGTGCACAG GAACGCACCCTCAGCCAAGTGCTCCTGCAGTCCCCAGTCATGATAACCAG GATCAAGAGCCTGATACTCTCCATTACGCCGCTCTGAACGTCATCCACCAGAAACCGAAGGCCGGGAGACAAAGGAGCGCTATGGAGAGAGACACTGTGTACTCTGGGTTGAGACGCCAAAACATGGACTGA
- the LOC121572127 gene encoding uncharacterized protein LOC121572127: MSSHPLPWRYKRRALPAELQRTTYSKYYGIGEDALATVESVDRVVTVEEDNEPTLDQEDPVLVQYVVEEVGHRPCLALIPWSGPLWVPSSPTYYLTHAGRMLVRELAVLNTQIFTVEQPIFICFTPARRMVWKELSSQNEQYVDEEVGHRSCLALIPWSGPLCVPIFPVFSKAKPVYYLTRAGRMLVTELAVLNTQTSKLVIEEPTIHLTEAGRLVLDELSAPSDSHSQPNREDSGFPYEKLQLVGNWGSFHFHYWNIHYGRVQQNEEDMHHLCIVRGVEKQLWWSRVIQEKILDPWGLVQVVLTNKKLTGIKFLGRRIHGLMSCLVKRRSEFTYYEDAQQVDISTTVEGYQERGDEMMAYQFSTSDIITTPHEPSSGSSHQFPQNSPPPPFPSDSPPSPPSTLPLHPGPGPDP, from the exons ATGA GTTCgcacccactaccttggcgttacaagcgccgtgctctaccagctgagctacagaggaccacatatagcaAATATTACGGTATCGGTGAGGATGCACTGGCCACCGTGGAGAGCGTGGACCGTGTTGTCACGGTTGAGGAGG ATAATGAGCCCACCCTGGACCAGGAGGACCCAGTCCTTGTTCAG TATGTGGTTGAGGAGGTTGGGCACCggccctgtctggctttaatcccttggtctggacctctgtgggttcccagctct CCAACATATTACCTTACCCATGCTGggaggatgctggtgagagagctggcagtgttaaacaCGCAG ATATTCACAGTGGAGCAGCCCATTTTCATCTGTTTCACTCCTGCTAGGAGGATGGTATGGAAGGAACTGTCCTCTCAAAATGAACAG tatgtggatgaggaggttgggcaccggtcctgtctggctttaatcccttggtctggaccctTGTGTGTTCCTATCTTT cctgtcttctccaaGGCCAAACCAGTCTACTACCTAACTCGTGCTGGGAGAATGCTGGTAACAGAGCTTgcagtgttaaacacacag ACTTCCAAATTGGTTATTGAGGAGCCTACCATTCACCTCACTGAAGCTGGGAGGCTAGTGCTTGACGAACTGTCAGCACCTTCAGATAGCCATTCACAG CCAAATAGGGAAGACTCTGGTTTTCCCTATGAGAAGTTGCAGCTGGTTGGGAACTGGGGTTCGTTTCATTTCCATTACTGGAATATCCATTATGGACGAGTGCAG CAAAATGAAGAGGACATGCATCACCTGTGCATTGTGAGGGGAGTAGAGAAGCAGCTGTGGTGGAGCAGAGTCATCCAGGAAAAAATCCTGGACCCATGG GGTCTCGTCCAGGTGGTCCTCACCAACAAGAAGCTGACTGGTATTAAG TTCCTTGGTAGAAGGATCCATGGACTCATGTCCTGCCTTGTCAAGAGGAGGTCTGAGTTCACCTAttatgaggatgcccag CAGGTGGATATCTCCACCACAGTGGAGGGGTAccaggagaggggggatgagatgaTGGCATATCAGTTTTCCacctctgacatcatcaccacccCTCATGAGCCGTCCTCTGGCTCCTCTCACCAGTTCCCCCAGAATTCTCCgcctccccctttcccttccgATTCCCCTCCCAGTCCCCCCTCCACCTTACCACTCcacccaggaccaggaccagacccctga